From Heliomicrobium modesticaldum Ice1, a single genomic window includes:
- a CDS encoding DUF2499 domain-containing protein, whose product MLGFGFLSLPTWFVHIASLVEWVIAVILVYQLGQRLNQVWLQRLPWAMIPYLLSGICAIWYHLTYDTAQWLSDAQSYLTFLGSTAFGVWAFFFLRSLQTFRISSLSARSAHTVRSSGTVGPVGTFELGGSAGPKDATTREGGVSDHV is encoded by the coding sequence TTGCTGGGATTCGGCTTTCTCTCCCTGCCCACCTGGTTCGTCCATATCGCCAGCCTCGTCGAATGGGTGATCGCCGTCATCCTTGTCTACCAACTGGGCCAGCGCCTCAATCAGGTCTGGCTCCAGCGCCTCCCCTGGGCGATGATCCCTTACTTGCTGAGCGGCATCTGCGCCATCTGGTATCACCTGACCTATGACACGGCACAGTGGCTGAGCGACGCCCAGAGCTACCTGACCTTCCTCGGCAGCACCGCCTTCGGCGTCTGGGCCTTCTTCTTCCTGCGGTCGCTGCAGACCTTTCGCATCTCGTCGCTGTCGGCGCGGTCAGCACATACAGTTCGGTCGTCCGGAACAGTTGGGCCGGTTGGAACGTTCGAGTTGGGCGGATCGGCTGGACCAAAGGACGCGACGACCCGGGAAGGCGGGGTGAGCGACCATGTCTAG
- the greA gene encoding transcription elongation factor GreA yields the protein MEEKQVMLTAEGLKKLEEELEFLKSHKRGQVAERIKQAIDYGDISENSEYEDAKNEQAFVEGRIITLEKMLRNAKLIEGGEGETNVVTIGARVLLKDLEDDSEFEYTIVGSAEADPSQSKISNVSPVGKALLGQPKGAVVEVQVPMGKIKYEIVDINKKG from the coding sequence ATGGAAGAAAAACAAGTGATGCTGACGGCAGAAGGCCTAAAGAAATTGGAAGAGGAACTGGAGTTCTTGAAATCGCACAAGCGCGGGCAGGTGGCCGAACGGATCAAGCAGGCCATCGATTACGGCGATATCAGCGAGAACTCCGAGTACGAAGACGCCAAAAACGAACAGGCCTTCGTCGAAGGCCGAATCATCACCCTGGAGAAGATGCTCCGCAACGCCAAGCTGATTGAAGGCGGCGAGGGTGAGACCAATGTGGTGACTATCGGCGCCCGTGTCCTCCTCAAGGATCTGGAGGACGATTCCGAATTCGAATACACCATCGTTGGCTCGGCCGAAGCCGACCCCAGCCAGTCAAAGATCTCCAACGTTTCCCCGGTGGGTAAGGCCTTGCTCGGTCAGCCCAAGGGCGCAGTCGTCGAGGTGCAGGTGCCTATGGGGAAGATCAAGTACGAGATTGTGGACATCAACAAGAAGGGGTAG
- a CDS encoding flavodoxin domain-containing protein produces the protein MSTVICYLSKRGTTEYCAKRLADLIDDSVEIVDVRKNPVGPDWSACDTVILGVPIYGGDIEREFKQFVRENWRYIMAKRLALFICGMLEKKSEAEIKTAYPEQLLRRAFLTENFGGRVYQDKLGFFERIAFRMVTKIKEDYSNLSEEKIAAFAERVNAARSAAAEGSGDGAGSKADSGDEAANKPKTSEKEIL, from the coding sequence GTGAGCACGGTAATCTGTTACCTGAGCAAACGGGGCACCACGGAATACTGCGCGAAACGCCTGGCCGACCTGATCGACGACTCAGTGGAAATCGTCGATGTCCGGAAAAACCCGGTCGGACCGGACTGGAGCGCCTGCGATACGGTCATCCTTGGGGTGCCCATCTACGGCGGCGACATCGAACGGGAGTTCAAACAGTTCGTCCGAGAGAACTGGCGCTATATCATGGCCAAACGGCTGGCCCTCTTCATCTGCGGCATGCTGGAAAAGAAAAGCGAGGCCGAGATCAAGACCGCTTATCCCGAGCAGCTGCTGAGAAGGGCCTTCCTGACGGAGAACTTCGGCGGCCGCGTCTATCAGGACAAACTGGGCTTCTTCGAGCGCATCGCTTTCCGCATGGTCACGAAGATCAAAGAGGACTACAGCAACCTGTCCGAAGAAAAGATCGCCGCTTTCGCCGAACGGGTCAATGCCGCCCGGTCGGCGGCGGCCGAAGGCAGCGGCGACGGCGCAGGGAGCAAGGCCGATTCCGGCGACGAGGCGGCGAACAAGCCGAAGACTTCCGAAAAGGAAATCTTATAA
- a CDS encoding nitrogenase component 1, translating into MEPIKSIKLATQSPCPAFGALRILTRLEGFLPILLGNHGCYYGLNFLAHFYAARKSIYAPLLYSIDFTDKNLHHKLLDAIKEIIKEEKPEFVPVINLCVATTVGIDIDEMARELPEIIPLRVTGFGTRSHAEAKDVAMEGIFKKLRQFGDHKLREPKAVASIGEVFPADTIALENLLEKMGLKLRAHVPSKDINDFRKALNVSTMACLHPFYTRTMRQFGELGIPHITGGPAGAEMTYAWIKAIAESTGADMGLAEQIAQEERDAVQKVLDGPLNLRGVRIAVAGYEGIEFLVGRILVEAGADVPYLSTSIGKSPLCEADVAWFQARGTEVKFRKSAADDLVAVKKYKPDIALAATDVAGMGKELGSASVYFTNLIAARPLFLAHGAENILSLMHHLLKARPSINRVRSFFQDVEMERSIAISEVKAHLGDAFACGWGAPVWGGCSAEEAAAASDCGCGDAMDGAACFGGDTGAGASAMNCAPGCAIAGCPAAGGQNSREAK; encoded by the coding sequence ATGGAACCGATCAAGTCCATCAAGCTGGCGACCCAAAGCCCGTGTCCCGCCTTCGGCGCGTTGCGCATCTTGACAAGGCTGGAAGGTTTTCTCCCTATTCTGCTGGGAAACCACGGGTGCTACTACGGACTCAATTTCCTCGCCCACTTCTACGCGGCACGTAAATCCATCTACGCCCCGTTGCTCTATTCGATCGACTTCACCGACAAAAACCTGCACCACAAGCTGCTCGACGCGATCAAGGAGATCATTAAGGAAGAAAAACCGGAGTTCGTCCCGGTGATCAACCTCTGTGTGGCCACCACCGTCGGCATCGATATCGACGAGATGGCCCGGGAGCTCCCTGAGATCATCCCCTTGCGCGTGACCGGTTTCGGCACCCGCAGCCACGCCGAGGCCAAAGACGTGGCCATGGAGGGCATCTTCAAAAAGCTCCGCCAATTCGGCGATCACAAACTGCGTGAGCCCAAGGCCGTCGCCTCCATCGGCGAGGTCTTCCCGGCCGATACGATCGCCCTGGAGAACCTCCTCGAAAAAATGGGCCTCAAGCTGCGCGCCCATGTCCCCTCCAAGGACATCAACGACTTCCGCAAAGCCCTGAACGTCTCCACGATGGCCTGCTTGCATCCTTTCTACACGCGGACGATGCGCCAGTTCGGCGAGTTGGGCATCCCCCACATCACCGGCGGCCCTGCCGGCGCAGAGATGACCTACGCCTGGATCAAAGCCATCGCCGAGTCGACCGGCGCCGACATGGGGCTGGCTGAGCAGATCGCCCAGGAGGAGCGCGACGCCGTCCAAAAAGTCCTCGATGGCCCGCTGAACCTCAGAGGCGTCCGCATCGCCGTCGCCGGCTATGAAGGCATCGAGTTCCTGGTGGGCCGCATCCTCGTCGAAGCCGGCGCAGACGTGCCCTACCTGTCCACCTCAATCGGCAAATCGCCCCTTTGCGAAGCCGATGTGGCCTGGTTCCAGGCGCGCGGCACGGAAGTGAAGTTCCGCAAATCGGCCGCCGACGACCTGGTGGCCGTGAAAAAGTACAAGCCCGATATCGCCCTGGCTGCCACCGACGTGGCCGGCATGGGCAAGGAACTGGGCAGCGCCTCTGTCTACTTCACGAACCTGATCGCCGCCCGGCCCCTCTTTTTAGCCCACGGCGCCGAAAACATCCTCAGCCTGATGCACCACCTGCTGAAAGCCCGTCCCTCCATCAACCGGGTGCGCTCCTTCTTCCAAGATGTCGAGATGGAGCGTTCTATCGCCATCTCCGAAGTGAAAGCGCACCTGGGCGACGCTTTCGCCTGTGGCTGGGGTGCTCCTGTCTGGGGCGGCTGCTCGGCAGAGGAAGCGGCGGCGGCGAGCGACTGCGGCTGCGGCGACGCCATGGACGGCGCTGCATGCTTTGGCGGCGACACCGGCGCCGGCGCGAGCGCCATGAACTGCGCCCCGGGATGCGCCATTGCCGGCTGCCCCGCTGCGGGCGGCCAAAACAGCAGGGAGGCGAAGTGA
- a CDS encoding shikimate 5-dehydrogenase yields the protein MKRFAFIIHPLTVADIARKFPWVRWFPESLVEGVFRWAPPVRTARCEGIRSGYSQVDGLFIACPLTTRQMLSLPEETVLAKVEKACRKAVDLGAQIIGLGAYTSIIGDGGVTLAKRLPVPVTTGNSYTVATALEATRLAAERLGYKLDRAAVVVVGATGSIGAVCSRLLAREASDLTLVARRLDRLDRLAYRILHETGLSVGVTTDMAGALRRADIVVAVSSAADAIIEPEHLKAGSLVCDVARPRDVSRRVAKERPDVLLIEGGVVKVPGDVNFGFNFGFPPGLAYACMAETMILALEGRRECFSLGRELFIDKVEEITRLGRKHGFSLAGLRSFDRPLSELDVERVRKSLFRPPRTAAGSQELDVDNILQPGYNTKLKMVE from the coding sequence ATGAAACGCTTTGCCTTCATCATTCATCCCCTTACCGTTGCGGACATAGCCCGTAAGTTTCCCTGGGTCCGCTGGTTCCCCGAATCGCTTGTTGAAGGGGTCTTCCGCTGGGCGCCGCCGGTGCGGACAGCGCGCTGCGAGGGGATCCGGTCGGGATACAGTCAGGTGGACGGCCTGTTCATCGCTTGCCCGCTGACAACGCGGCAGATGTTGTCGCTACCTGAGGAAACGGTGCTTGCGAAGGTGGAAAAGGCTTGCCGCAAGGCCGTCGACTTGGGCGCGCAGATCATCGGCCTCGGCGCTTACACCTCCATCATCGGCGATGGGGGAGTGACACTGGCGAAGCGGTTACCCGTCCCGGTGACGACAGGGAATTCCTATACAGTGGCGACGGCCCTGGAGGCGACGCGCCTTGCCGCCGAGAGGCTCGGTTACAAACTCGACCGCGCCGCTGTCGTTGTCGTGGGCGCCACTGGCTCCATCGGTGCCGTCTGCTCTCGGTTGCTTGCCCGGGAGGCGAGTGACCTGACGCTGGTGGCGCGCCGCTTGGACCGGCTCGATCGTTTGGCCTACCGCATCCTCCATGAAACAGGTCTCTCCGTGGGGGTGACGACCGATATGGCCGGCGCCCTCCGCCGAGCCGACATCGTCGTCGCCGTATCGAGCGCGGCTGATGCGATCATCGAGCCTGAACACCTGAAAGCGGGATCCCTCGTCTGCGATGTGGCCCGGCCCAGGGACGTGTCTCGCCGGGTGGCCAAGGAACGGCCTGACGTTCTATTGATCGAGGGAGGTGTCGTCAAGGTCCCCGGTGATGTGAACTTCGGGTTCAACTTTGGCTTCCCGCCAGGGTTGGCCTACGCCTGCATGGCCGAGACGATGATCCTCGCCCTGGAGGGGCGGCGGGAATGTTTCTCCCTTGGTCGGGAACTTTTTATCGACAAGGTGGAGGAGATCACCCGCTTAGGCCGCAAACACGGCTTTTCTCTGGCTGGGTTGCGTAGTTTTGATCGTCCCTTAAGCGAATTGGATGTGGAGCGGGTCCGCAAAAGCCTGTTCAGACCGCCGCGAACGGCAGCCGGAAGTCAAGAACTTGATGTTGACAATATTTTGCAACCTGGATATAATACGAAACTAAAGATGGTGGAGTAA
- a CDS encoding alpha/beta fold hydrolase, whose protein sequence is MPVQQLNGTRIYYEVYGHGDPIIFIPGIAVSHGMWAPQVETFSRTNRVILYDVRGTGRSGPMTWTTRLTDHARDLAALLRFLQIEGAVVCGVSFGGVIAQRFALDYPHRCRALVLVDTFSELDPADSEEAALIRMTWLASPLFLLPKSWLTPIILNMYSRWPFAQRHLRSEIPKIRGLDAMKTRWMIRGVNLTGELSRIQSPCLGIVGGESTLAIRLMQRVVDAIPGASLEQVPHAFDPTSLTGREDFDRLLGRFLQSLGATEQGEETSGPLSQAMKQAGRASISNVIRFRPRREAIGKS, encoded by the coding sequence ATGCCCGTCCAGCAGTTGAACGGCACACGAATCTATTATGAGGTTTACGGGCACGGCGACCCAATCATCTTCATCCCCGGCATCGCTGTCAGTCATGGCATGTGGGCGCCTCAGGTGGAGACCTTTTCCCGGACAAATCGGGTGATCCTCTACGATGTGCGAGGGACGGGCCGCTCCGGCCCCATGACCTGGACCACCCGTCTCACTGATCACGCCCGCGATCTGGCGGCTTTGTTGCGGTTTTTGCAGATCGAAGGGGCCGTCGTCTGCGGCGTCTCTTTCGGCGGCGTCATCGCCCAGCGTTTCGCCCTCGATTACCCCCACCGTTGCCGCGCCCTGGTGCTCGTGGACACCTTCAGCGAACTCGACCCTGCCGACAGCGAAGAAGCCGCCTTGATCCGGATGACCTGGCTGGCGTCGCCCCTCTTTTTGCTGCCCAAATCATGGCTGACGCCGATAATTTTGAATATGTACAGCCGCTGGCCCTTCGCCCAGCGACATTTGCGGAGCGAGATCCCCAAGATCCGCGGCCTCGACGCCATGAAAACACGCTGGATGATCCGGGGTGTCAACCTGACGGGGGAACTCAGCCGGATCCAAAGCCCCTGTCTCGGCATCGTCGGCGGGGAATCGACTTTGGCGATTCGCCTTATGCAACGGGTCGTCGACGCCATCCCCGGGGCGTCGTTGGAGCAGGTTCCCCATGCCTTTGATCCCACCTCCCTGACAGGGCGGGAAGACTTTGATCGTCTTCTGGGTCGCTTCTTGCAGTCGCTGGGAGCGACGGAGCAAGGGGAGGAAACAAGCGGCCCTCTTTCACAGGCGATGAAACAAGCAGGCAGAGCGTCGATAAGCAATGTCATCCGCTTCCGCCCGCGCCGCGAAGCGATCGGCAAAAGCTAA
- a CDS encoding chlorophyllide a reductase iron protein subunit X — protein sequence MSEKNFYAVYGKGGSGKSFVISNLSNATARLGKRVLQIGCDPKHDSTVILFNGVNPPTLLEYWAELNEHSDEVEPTPRVEDIIFKGKGVYALEIGGPEVAIGCGGRGISLGFEVLEKMGLYKWDFDYVFLDFLGDVVCGGFGVPISKSIAKSIILVAGNDHQSLYVANNICSAVASFARLGGKSRILGMIINKDDGSGYAEQFCDTVGIKVLAKIPNNPEVAKLNALFQLVSDIPPYDKLFQDLVQRLPEETGVLPKPMDFEAFSKIYRDIPQVHLERVTAEEMFQR from the coding sequence ATGTCGGAAAAGAATTTCTACGCCGTCTATGGAAAAGGCGGCAGCGGCAAGAGCTTCGTCATCTCCAACCTGTCTAACGCGACGGCCCGCCTGGGCAAGCGCGTCCTCCAGATCGGCTGCGACCCCAAGCACGACTCGACGGTCATCCTCTTCAACGGCGTCAACCCGCCGACGTTGCTGGAATACTGGGCTGAACTGAACGAGCACTCTGACGAGGTGGAACCGACGCCCCGCGTGGAAGATATCATCTTCAAGGGCAAAGGCGTCTACGCCCTGGAGATCGGCGGCCCGGAAGTGGCCATCGGCTGCGGCGGCCGCGGCATCTCCCTCGGCTTTGAAGTCCTGGAGAAGATGGGCCTCTACAAATGGGACTTCGACTACGTCTTCCTGGACTTCCTGGGCGACGTCGTCTGCGGCGGCTTCGGCGTCCCGATCAGCAAGTCCATCGCCAAGTCGATCATCCTCGTCGCCGGCAACGACCACCAGTCCCTCTACGTGGCGAACAACATCTGCTCAGCCGTGGCCTCCTTCGCCAGACTGGGCGGCAAGTCCCGCATCCTGGGCATGATCATCAACAAGGACGACGGCAGCGGCTACGCCGAACAGTTCTGCGACACCGTAGGCATCAAGGTGCTGGCCAAGATCCCGAACAACCCGGAAGTGGCGAAATTGAACGCCCTCTTCCAACTGGTCAGCGACATCCCGCCCTACGACAAGCTCTTCCAAGACCTCGTGCAGCGGTTGCCGGAAGAGACAGGCGTGCTGCCGAAGCCGATGGATTTTGAAGCGTTTTCGAAAATCTACCGGGATATCCCGCAGGTGCATCTGGAGCGGGTGACGGCGGAGGAGATGTTTCAGCGATAG
- a CDS encoding isochorismatase family protein, with amino-acid sequence MSHGMDKYRLHAPEVVLMVVDIQERLVPAMAEGEQVIGKTGILIAVAQRLGIPIIGVEMYPKGLGKTVPSLADKLRHAHRFEKVTFSALTEEVRQCLAGLGRRKVIVAGMETHVCVFQSVRDLLQEGYLVFVASDAVCSRSSANFANGIDLMQEMGATISNVETIFFDLMKGAATPLFRELLPLIK; translated from the coding sequence GTGAGCCACGGGATGGATAAATACCGCCTCCATGCCCCAGAGGTGGTGCTGATGGTGGTCGACATCCAGGAGCGTCTCGTTCCGGCGATGGCCGAGGGGGAGCAGGTGATCGGCAAAACGGGAATCCTGATCGCCGTCGCGCAGCGCCTGGGGATCCCGATCATCGGCGTCGAGATGTACCCCAAAGGTCTGGGAAAAACCGTGCCTTCTCTGGCCGATAAGCTCCGTCATGCCCATCGCTTCGAGAAAGTCACCTTTTCCGCCCTGACGGAAGAGGTGCGCCAATGCCTGGCCGGCCTGGGGAGGCGGAAAGTCATCGTCGCCGGCATGGAGACTCACGTCTGTGTCTTCCAATCCGTTCGGGATCTCCTGCAAGAGGGTTATCTCGTTTTCGTCGCCTCCGATGCCGTTTGCTCCCGTTCCAGTGCCAACTTCGCCAACGGGATCGACCTGATGCAGGAGATGGGGGCCACGATCTCCAATGTGGAGACGATCTTCTTTGACCTGATGAAGGGGGCGGCGACGCCCCTGTTCCGGGAGCTGTTGCCGCTGATCAAATGA
- a CDS encoding nitrogenase component 1, translated as MQMMRDVDLTNGYWGALYVLAPMRGNFCVIVDGPIGCHYVPIDSALNYTDAIPYLQNVYATHILEGDVALDGTLHKLRKLCGELIDRYENIFILSCAESEIISSEGAMLEAEIDGRRIWYIHTRSLDVDDLTARDDIMLYLYEHVVPKMPRLPKKASAKPLVNILGPTYGNFNHYADFAEIKRLIEGIGAEVNVAFPFDCELGDITRLDDADANVLLYQEYGQKLGKALGKPLFFGPIGLQATTAFLLGLGDALGLRAEAEAFIAKEKRTTLQGFWDVWRSPHQDIFRTNSFGVYAHKTYAEGLVNFLRDELGFEAYACGVKTDRWRSKKAMDIEAALLENPPTLFFGSINEKIYITEHILPTRFIAAATPMPIVCRSTGTPFMGYNGVVYLTQLVSNELFDILYSHIHIEYAPEKDKRRRERDAARKEWEAQLKGSIVIREVRWPEETVAHMEKVLKKVPFFVRVSASKMLRVESEKLAKEQLRDYVTTDDVDQVYNRFKR; from the coding sequence ATGCAGATGATGCGCGACGTCGATCTGACGAACGGCTACTGGGGTGCCCTCTATGTGCTGGCCCCGATGCGGGGCAACTTCTGCGTGATCGTCGACGGCCCCATCGGCTGCCACTATGTGCCCATCGACTCGGCCCTTAACTACACCGACGCCATCCCCTACCTGCAAAACGTCTATGCCACCCACATCCTCGAAGGGGACGTGGCGCTGGACGGCACCTTACATAAACTGCGCAAGCTCTGCGGCGAGCTGATCGACCGCTATGAAAACATCTTCATCCTCTCCTGTGCCGAGAGCGAGATCATCTCCAGCGAAGGCGCCATGCTGGAGGCCGAGATCGACGGCCGCCGCATCTGGTACATCCACACGCGCTCGCTCGACGTGGATGACCTGACAGCCCGCGACGACATCATGCTCTACCTCTATGAGCATGTGGTCCCCAAGATGCCCCGCCTGCCGAAAAAAGCATCGGCAAAGCCCCTTGTCAACATCCTCGGCCCCACCTACGGCAACTTCAACCACTACGCCGACTTTGCCGAGATCAAGCGCCTCATCGAAGGCATCGGCGCCGAGGTGAACGTGGCCTTCCCCTTTGACTGTGAGCTGGGCGACATAACCCGCCTCGACGACGCTGACGCCAACGTCCTCCTCTACCAGGAGTACGGCCAAAAACTCGGCAAGGCGCTGGGCAAGCCCCTGTTCTTCGGGCCCATCGGATTGCAGGCGACGACGGCCTTTCTGCTCGGCCTCGGCGACGCCCTCGGATTGCGCGCCGAAGCGGAAGCCTTCATCGCCAAAGAGAAGCGGACGACCTTGCAAGGCTTCTGGGACGTGTGGCGCTCGCCCCACCAGGACATCTTCCGGACGAATTCCTTCGGCGTTTACGCCCATAAGACTTACGCTGAGGGCCTCGTCAACTTCTTGCGCGACGAGCTCGGCTTCGAGGCCTACGCCTGCGGCGTCAAGACAGACCGCTGGCGCTCGAAAAAGGCCATGGACATCGAAGCGGCCCTCTTGGAGAACCCGCCGACCCTCTTTTTCGGCAGCATCAACGAGAAGATCTACATCACCGAACATATCCTGCCGACGCGCTTCATCGCGGCGGCCACGCCGATGCCGATCGTCTGCCGCTCCACCGGCACCCCCTTTATGGGCTACAACGGCGTCGTCTACCTGACCCAGCTCGTCAGCAACGAGCTCTTCGACATCCTCTACAGCCACATCCACATCGAGTACGCGCCGGAAAAGGACAAGCGCCGCCGCGAACGGGACGCCGCCCGCAAGGAATGGGAAGCGCAACTGAAGGGTTCCATCGTCATCCGCGAGGTCCGCTGGCCCGAAGAGACGGTGGCCCATATGGAAAAGGTCCTCAAAAAGGTGCCCTTCTTCGTCCGCGTCAGCGCCTCGAAGATGCTGCGGGTGGAGAGCGAGAAACTGGCCAAGGAGCAGCTCCGCGACTACGTGACCACCGACGACGTGGATCAGGTCTACAACCGGTTCAAACGATAG
- a CDS encoding bile acid:sodium symporter family protein, with product MLSRWVIAFHRLLERGMFILIPGALLFGNIFWTTLQEQKAWVYWLFGYMTFLGALNCSWGQFRALFREPVLFLTSLLLAHGLVPAAAFGLGMLFFPSDAQTVMGLVIGSTIPVAITASVWTNITQGNNSFALALVVLDTLLSPLILPLFAQVILHVSGHLPVERLIEDMLLMVVLPSLLGLFLHPYRFWDPQGPLQAGLSALSKLGLFLVVAINVAIMHDYLVLGWSNALPILASLFLLNSIAYLLGYGAGRFLGRPREDVIALTYSSGMRNIALGVLFSTGYFDLRVSIPIVFMTLLQQPMATIVNRLFQAGPRKKAEVRA from the coding sequence ATGTTGAGCCGGTGGGTCATCGCCTTTCACCGTCTGCTGGAGCGGGGCATGTTCATCCTGATCCCGGGGGCCTTGCTTTTTGGCAACATCTTTTGGACAACCCTGCAGGAACAAAAAGCCTGGGTCTACTGGCTCTTTGGCTACATGACCTTTTTGGGGGCGCTGAACTGCTCCTGGGGCCAGTTTCGCGCCCTCTTTCGCGAGCCAGTCCTGTTTCTGACGTCTCTGCTGCTGGCCCACGGACTGGTCCCGGCGGCGGCCTTCGGTCTGGGGATGCTCTTTTTTCCGAGCGACGCCCAGACGGTGATGGGGCTGGTCATCGGTTCCACCATCCCCGTGGCGATCACAGCCTCGGTCTGGACTAACATCACCCAGGGCAACAATTCTTTCGCCCTAGCCCTGGTCGTGCTGGACACGCTGCTCAGCCCGCTCATCCTGCCCCTCTTCGCTCAGGTGATCTTGCATGTCTCCGGTCACCTGCCTGTTGAGCGGCTCATTGAGGATATGCTGCTGATGGTGGTGCTGCCGTCGTTGCTCGGTCTCTTCCTGCACCCCTACCGCTTCTGGGATCCCCAGGGGCCTTTGCAGGCCGGTTTGAGCGCTCTCTCCAAGCTCGGCCTTTTCCTTGTTGTCGCCATCAACGTGGCGATCATGCACGATTATCTGGTTCTCGGCTGGTCGAACGCCCTGCCCATCTTGGCGAGCCTCTTTTTGCTCAACAGCATCGCCTACCTGCTGGGCTATGGCGCCGGCCGTTTCCTGGGGCGTCCCCGGGAGGATGTCATCGCCCTGACCTATTCGAGCGGGATGCGCAACATCGCCTTGGGTGTGTTGTTTTCCACGGGATACTTCGATCTTCGCGTCTCCATCCCGATCGTTTTTATGACCTTGCTCCAGCAGCCCATGGCTACCATCGTCAACCGCCTTTTCCAAGCCGGACCGCGCAAAAAGGCGGAGGTCCGGGCATAG
- a CDS encoding DUF3593 domain-containing protein, translated as MSSTAEMLMTLSIFPYLYFLYVLHRVRKERPELVHPLTYNGFVAMLGFVFFTACTGLYAVKVLGAPTLGHVDYLHGISEAGLTITNGFILSGLRRHLKQLDAKAAGRGK; from the coding sequence ATGTCTAGCACCGCTGAGATGCTGATGACCCTCTCCATCTTCCCCTACCTCTACTTCCTCTACGTCTTACACCGGGTGCGCAAGGAGCGCCCCGAACTGGTCCACCCCCTCACCTACAACGGTTTCGTGGCCATGCTCGGTTTCGTCTTTTTCACCGCCTGCACGGGCCTCTACGCCGTCAAAGTCCTCGGCGCCCCCACCTTGGGCCATGTGGACTACCTGCACGGCATCTCCGAAGCGGGGCTGACCATCACCAACGGCTTTATCCTCTCGGGACTGCGGCGTCACTTGAAACAGCTTGACGCCAAGGCCGCCGGCAGAGGAAAATAA